In Paraburkholderia caribensis, a single window of DNA contains:
- the xdhA gene encoding xanthine dehydrogenase small subunit — protein sequence MSQPIRFYHRNAIREITDAPVTRTVLQYLREDARCTGTKEGCAEGDCGACTVVIGERNDAGGVSFKAVNACIQFLPTLDGKALFTVEDLRQPDGSLHPVQEALVECHGSQCGFCTPGFVMSMWSMYEKHGHEHSCANKTVPDRADIANALTGNLCRCTGYRPIIEAAERMFELPAPKAPVDVKALAGKLAALERGETFHYECNGQQFDAPRTVAALAKIKADAPTTRILAGSTDIGLWVTKMMRDLGHIVYVGQISEMQTIRVTQDWIEIGAGVTVERAYAELVKQYPELTEMWQRFASLPIRNAGTIGGNVANGSPIGDSMPGLIALGARVVLRGGETERELALEDLYLAYQKKDMAEHEFVVALKVPARNEARKHFKFRTYKISKRFDSDISAVCAAFSFIADGETIREPRIAFGGMAATPKRAAHAEAALADNEWHEATAQIAMLALAKDYQPLSDMRATSDYRLEAATNTLYRFWLETRPNNPLQKSALDVRAVSPAGAAA from the coding sequence ATGAGCCAGCCGATCCGCTTCTACCATCGCAACGCGATCCGTGAGATCACCGACGCACCCGTCACCCGCACCGTCCTTCAATACCTGCGCGAAGACGCGCGCTGCACGGGCACCAAGGAAGGCTGCGCGGAAGGCGATTGCGGCGCGTGCACCGTCGTGATCGGCGAACGCAACGACGCCGGCGGCGTCAGCTTCAAGGCCGTCAACGCGTGCATCCAGTTTCTGCCGACGCTCGACGGCAAGGCGCTCTTCACCGTCGAAGACCTGCGCCAGCCGGACGGCAGCCTGCATCCCGTGCAGGAAGCGCTCGTCGAGTGTCACGGCTCGCAGTGCGGTTTCTGCACGCCGGGCTTCGTAATGTCGATGTGGTCGATGTATGAGAAGCACGGCCACGAGCATTCGTGCGCAAACAAGACCGTGCCGGACCGCGCCGATATCGCCAACGCGCTGACGGGCAACCTGTGCCGCTGTACCGGCTATCGCCCGATCATCGAAGCGGCCGAGCGCATGTTCGAACTGCCCGCGCCGAAAGCACCCGTGGACGTGAAGGCGCTCGCCGGCAAACTCGCGGCGCTCGAACGCGGCGAAACCTTCCACTACGAATGCAACGGCCAGCAGTTCGATGCGCCGCGCACGGTCGCCGCCCTCGCGAAGATCAAGGCCGACGCGCCCACCACGCGCATTCTCGCCGGCAGCACCGACATCGGCTTGTGGGTCACGAAGATGATGCGTGACCTCGGTCATATCGTGTACGTCGGCCAGATCTCGGAAATGCAGACGATTCGCGTGACGCAAGACTGGATCGAGATCGGTGCGGGCGTCACGGTCGAACGCGCGTATGCCGAACTGGTGAAGCAATACCCCGAACTCACCGAAATGTGGCAGCGCTTCGCGTCGCTGCCGATCCGCAACGCGGGCACGATCGGCGGCAATGTGGCGAACGGGTCGCCCATCGGCGATTCGATGCCGGGCCTGATCGCGCTAGGCGCGCGCGTCGTGCTGCGCGGCGGCGAGACCGAACGGGAGCTGGCGCTCGAAGATCTGTACCTCGCATATCAGAAGAAGGATATGGCCGAACACGAGTTCGTCGTGGCGCTGAAGGTGCCCGCGCGCAACGAGGCTCGCAAGCACTTCAAGTTCCGTACCTACAAGATTTCGAAGCGCTTCGACTCGGACATTTCCGCCGTGTGCGCCGCGTTCTCGTTCATCGCCGACGGCGAGACGATCCGCGAGCCGCGCATCGCGTTCGGCGGCATGGCAGCGACGCCGAAGCGCGCGGCGCACGCTGAAGCCGCGCTCGCCGACAACGAGTGGCACGAAGCGACTGCGCAGATCGCCATGCTCGCGCTCGCGAAGGACTACCAGCCACTCAGCGATATGCGCGCAACCAGTGACTACCGTCTCGAAGCCGCAACGAACACGCTGTACCGCTTCTGGCTCGAAACGCGCCCGAACAATCCGCTGCAAAAGAGCGCGCTCGATGTGCGCGCGGTATCGCCAGCAGGCGCTGCGGCCTGA
- a CDS encoding MFS transporter, which yields MSADSATPRSEFATTLQIIPVVFFTFLCYLTIGIPLAVLPGYVHDDLGYSAVIAGLAISVQYFATLASRPLAGRSADTLGPKKTVTIGLIGCGVSGVLLLLAVLLGRWPTLSLSLLVLSRLVLGFGESLCGTGAILWGIGRVGTTNNARVISWNGIATYGALAIGAPLGVAIAHSVGFFALGVVVIVLAALGFYLARLIAAVPVVHGERMSYRSVFTRVLPHGIGLALGSAGFGSIATFITLFYAANHWPNAALSLTVFGTLFIGARLLFANTIKTYGGFRVAIASFSFECVGLLLLWLAPEPHIALAGAALTGFGFALVFPALGVEAVGLVPPASRGAALSAYSVFLDLSLGITGPLAGYIAGEFGYGSVFLFAAVAAAAAVALSTMLYLRNARTPNAPAAA from the coding sequence ATGTCCGCCGACTCCGCTACACCGCGCAGCGAATTTGCGACCACTTTGCAGATCATTCCGGTCGTTTTTTTCACGTTTCTTTGTTATCTGACGATCGGCATTCCGCTCGCGGTACTGCCGGGCTACGTCCACGACGACCTTGGCTACAGTGCCGTGATTGCGGGTCTGGCGATCAGCGTGCAGTACTTTGCGACGCTGGCGTCGCGTCCGCTCGCCGGCCGTTCGGCGGATACGCTTGGGCCGAAGAAGACGGTGACGATCGGGTTGATTGGTTGCGGCGTGAGCGGCGTGCTGTTGCTGCTGGCGGTGCTGCTTGGCCGGTGGCCGACGTTGAGTCTTAGTCTTCTGGTGCTGAGCCGGCTGGTGCTGGGCTTCGGCGAGAGCCTGTGCGGCACGGGCGCGATCTTGTGGGGCATCGGGCGGGTCGGCACGACGAACAATGCTCGCGTGATTTCCTGGAACGGCATCGCGACCTATGGCGCGCTCGCGATTGGCGCGCCGTTGGGCGTCGCGATTGCGCATAGCGTGGGGTTTTTTGCGCTTGGGGTTGTGGTGATTGTGCTTGCGGCGCTGGGGTTTTATCTGGCGCGCCTGATTGCTGCTGTGCCGGTTGTGCATGGCGAGCGGATGTCGTATCGCAGTGTGTTTACCCGTGTGCTGCCGCACGGTATCGGGCTTGCGCTTGGGTCGGCCGGGTTTGGGTCGATCGCGACTTTCATCACGCTGTTTTATGCGGCGAACCACTGGCCGAATGCGGCTTTGTCGTTGACCGTGTTCGGTACGTTGTTCATCGGCGCGCGGTTGCTGTTCGCCAACACGATCAAGACGTATGGTGGTTTTCGTGTCGCGATCGCTTCGTTCTCTTTTGAGTGCGTTGGGTTGCTGTTGCTGTGGCTTGCGCCGGAGCCGCATATTGCGCTTGCGGGCGCTGCGTTGACCGGGTTTGGTTTCGCCCTGGTGTTTCCGGCGCTCGGCGTCGAGGCGGTTGGGCTTGTGCCGCCCGCCAGCCGCGGCGCGGCGTTGTCGGCTTATTCGGTTTTTCTCGATCTGTCGTTGGGGATTACGGGGCCGCTGGCCGGGTATATCGCTGGTGAATTTGGATATGGGTCAGTGTTCCTGTTCGCAGCTGTTGCCGCTGCGGCGGCTGTTGCACTGTCCACTATGCTTTATTTGCGCAATGCGCGGACGCCTAATGCGCCTGCGGCGGCCTAA
- a CDS encoding pyridoxal-phosphate-dependent aminotransferase family protein, protein MTITTSNVVPCPEVESLDAILPEEPLLMMGAGPVPIPAAVAKANAIVINHLGNTMAKVVGQVKTMARYVFQTNSKWVLGVAGPGSAAMEMAISNLAWQGTRVLSIKNGFFSARMAEMGRRVGAEVSLLEVGDRAVATLEQVEEAIRRTRPEIVTIVQGETSNTVWNYHLKDIAALAKKAGALVVVDAVCTLSTMPLEMDAWGIDAVITGGQKGLSSIPGVSLIAFSDAAWERVKGRPHASAHWCLDASLAENFWHNAGYHYTAPVSGVLALHEALRLVCAETLEKRFARHLKCSLALQAGISAMGLALFAPAECRLNSVVGIEVPVGQKAGLTPADICAHISRFHQVEISGSFGLPIVRIGQMGEQARAHNLFRTLHAFGRTMVELGVGVDLPAGVAALERALAGRD, encoded by the coding sequence ATGACCATTACAACGTCCAACGTCGTTCCCTGTCCTGAAGTCGAATCGCTCGACGCGATTCTTCCCGAAGAGCCCCTCCTGATGATGGGCGCTGGTCCCGTGCCGATTCCCGCCGCCGTCGCGAAGGCCAATGCGATCGTCATCAACCATCTGGGCAACACGATGGCCAAGGTGGTGGGACAGGTGAAGACGATGGCGCGCTACGTGTTCCAGACCAATTCGAAGTGGGTGCTGGGCGTGGCGGGGCCGGGCTCGGCGGCGATGGAAATGGCGATTTCCAATCTTGCGTGGCAGGGTACGCGGGTGCTGAGCATCAAGAACGGGTTTTTCAGCGCGCGGATGGCGGAGATGGGCCGGCGCGTCGGCGCCGAGGTGTCGCTGCTGGAAGTGGGCGACCGTGCGGTCGCGACGCTCGAGCAGGTCGAGGAAGCGATCCGGCGCACGCGCCCGGAGATCGTGACGATCGTGCAGGGCGAGACGTCCAACACCGTCTGGAATTATCACTTGAAGGACATTGCGGCGCTGGCGAAGAAGGCGGGTGCGCTGGTGGTCGTCGATGCTGTCTGCACGCTGTCGACGATGCCGCTCGAAATGGATGCCTGGGGTATCGATGCTGTGATTACGGGTGGGCAGAAGGGTTTGTCATCGATTCCGGGTGTTTCGCTGATCGCGTTTTCGGATGCGGCGTGGGAGCGGGTGAAGGGGCGACCGCATGCGAGTGCGCATTGGTGTCTCGATGCGTCGCTGGCTGAAAACTTCTGGCACAACGCGGGGTATCACTATACGGCGCCCGTGTCGGGCGTGCTTGCGCTGCATGAGGCGTTGCGGCTTGTTTGCGCGGAGACGCTGGAGAAGCGTTTTGCCCGGCATTTGAAGTGTTCGCTTGCGTTGCAGGCGGGGATTAGTGCCATGGGCCTGGCGTTGTTTGCGCCGGCTGAGTGCCGGTTGAATTCGGTTGTCGGGATCGAGGTGCCCGTTGGGCAAAAGGCCGGGCTGACGCCGGCGGATATTTGCGCCCATATCTCGCGGTTTCATCAGGTTGAGATTTCGGGCTCGTTTGGGTTGCCTATTGTGCGGATTGGGCAGATGGGCGAGCAGGCTCGCGCTCATAATCTTTTTCGTACGCTGCATGCGTTTGGTAGGACTATGGTTGAGCTCGGGGTTGGTGTTGATTTGCCGGCTGGGGTGGCGGCGCTTGAGCGTGCGCTGGCTGGGAGGGATTGA
- a CDS encoding bifunctional aspartate transaminase/aspartate 4-decarboxylase, with the protein MAKDNKGKDQAALQALSPFELKDELIKAAGGGAVERPANASMLNAGRGNPNFLATIPRHGFWQLGLFAMRESERSFAYMPEGVGGFPKREGLAERFELFLRENKGVPGIAFLAGAVSYVRDQLGLSGTDFLYEMCEGILASNYPVPDRMLKLSEVIVGQYLRREMIGKYPFVGEFDIFAVEGGTAAMTYIFNTMKQNHLIKAGDTIALGRPIFTPYIEIPTLNDYELNVVNLDAAVENNWQYSKSELDKLRDPKVKAFFLVNPSNPPSVRISDESLEYIAQIVKERPDLILLTDDVYGTFADDFVSLFALAPKNTILVYSYSKYFGATGWRLGTIATHKDNILDRLISELPKDVKKILHHRYESITTEPDKLKFIDRLVADSRTVALNHTAGLSTPQQVQMVLFSLFSLMDTPDAYKDALKRLIRSRKRALYEEIGIAFDEKDANQVDYYSIIDMEYFGERAYGREFVDWLLKHTEASELLFRLATDARVVLLPGMGFGTKHPSGRVSLANLNESDYRKIGRAIRKLTDEYVERYNKETGKNVQRKEVK; encoded by the coding sequence ATGGCGAAGGACAACAAAGGCAAAGACCAGGCAGCGTTGCAGGCGCTCAGCCCGTTCGAACTGAAGGATGAGTTAATCAAGGCGGCGGGCGGCGGCGCGGTCGAGCGCCCGGCCAATGCCTCGATGCTGAACGCCGGCCGCGGCAACCCGAACTTTCTCGCGACGATTCCGCGCCACGGCTTCTGGCAGCTCGGTCTGTTTGCGATGCGCGAGTCGGAGCGCTCGTTTGCGTATATGCCCGAGGGTGTCGGCGGTTTTCCGAAGCGCGAAGGACTGGCCGAGCGCTTCGAGCTGTTCCTGCGCGAGAACAAGGGCGTGCCGGGCATTGCGTTTCTCGCGGGTGCCGTGTCGTATGTGCGCGATCAGCTAGGCCTGTCGGGCACGGATTTCCTCTATGAGATGTGCGAGGGCATTCTCGCGTCGAACTACCCGGTGCCCGACCGGATGCTGAAGCTGTCGGAGGTCATCGTCGGGCAGTATCTGCGGCGCGAGATGATTGGCAAGTATCCGTTCGTCGGCGAGTTCGACATCTTCGCTGTCGAAGGCGGCACGGCCGCGATGACGTACATCTTTAACACGATGAAGCAGAACCATCTGATCAAGGCGGGCGACACCATCGCGCTTGGCCGCCCGATCTTCACGCCGTACATCGAGATTCCGACGCTCAACGACTACGAGCTGAACGTCGTCAATCTGGACGCCGCTGTCGAGAACAACTGGCAATACTCGAAGTCCGAGCTGGACAAGCTGCGCGATCCGAAGGTGAAGGCGTTCTTCCTCGTGAACCCGAGCAATCCGCCGTCGGTGAGGATCAGCGACGAGAGCCTCGAATACATCGCGCAGATCGTCAAGGAGCGCCCCGATCTGATCCTGCTGACGGACGACGTGTACGGCACCTTCGCCGACGACTTCGTATCGCTGTTCGCGCTCGCGCCGAAGAACACGATTCTCGTGTATTCGTACTCGAAGTATTTCGGTGCGACGGGCTGGCGGCTGGGCACGATCGCGACGCACAAGGACAACATCCTTGACCGGCTGATCTCCGAACTGCCGAAGGACGTCAAGAAGATCTTGCATCATCGTTACGAGTCGATCACGACCGAGCCGGACAAGCTGAAGTTCATCGACCGGCTGGTGGCCGACAGCCGCACTGTCGCGCTGAATCACACGGCGGGGCTGTCGACGCCGCAGCAGGTGCAGATGGTGCTCTTCTCGCTGTTCTCCCTGATGGACACGCCGGATGCGTACAAGGACGCGCTCAAGCGCCTGATCCGCAGCCGCAAGCGCGCGCTCTACGAAGAGATCGGCATTGCGTTCGACGAGAAGGACGCGAACCAGGTGGACTACTACTCGATCATCGACATGGAGTACTTCGGCGAGCGTGCGTACGGCCGCGAGTTCGTCGACTGGCTGCTCAAGCACACGGAGGCGTCGGAGCTGCTGTTCCGTCTGGCAACCGATGCGCGGGTCGTGCTGCTGCCGGGCATGGGCTTTGGCACGAAGCATCCTTCGGGGCGGGTGTCGCTCGCGAATCTCAACGAGTCCGACTACCGCAAGATCGGACGCGCGATCCGCAAGCTCACGGATGAATACGTCGAACGATACAACAAGGAGACGGGCAAAAACGTCCAGCGCAAAGAGGTCAAGTGA
- the aspT gene encoding aspartate-alanine antiporter: MELIHSIFHKSPEIALFLSLAVGYFIGQIKFGKFQLGGVGGSLLAAVVISQAGVSIDNGVKAVMFAVFIYAVGYDSGPGFFNSLNRKTLREIAMALFLAVSALITVIICAKIFHLNKGLAAGLAGGALTQSAIIGTAGDAIARLGLPAEEVKSLQSDVAIAYAVTYVFGSLGAIIVCVNILPKFMGRDLRSAALDAEAKLAGGTPSRAPGQLAALPELVGRAFKVGAGAGRKVSEIEMAAQDFVSIEKIRRVGKEIEPGPNVVLAADDVVLVVGRREGMVPIAPKIGTEISDVTDVSAVMQTRQAVFTAKGLNHTTIQKVRETVDRDLRHGVFLESITRVGQPVPILPETKLEHGDVLTYFGSAKDTKRAVEATGYELPYSIKTDFIYMGVGMVVGLLIGLIVINVGGVPLTLGSGGGCLLAGLVFGWMRGKHPMYGVMPPAASRLLQDFGLAAFVSVVGLNSGLQAVTTIKELGLTIFLLGVFVTLFPLLLTMVFGRYVLRYDNAAILAGALAGSRSANPAFGGVLDKAESAVPTVPFAITYAIANVLLTLLGPLVVGLV, encoded by the coding sequence ATGGAATTGATACACAGCATTTTTCACAAGTCACCCGAAATAGCGTTGTTCCTGTCGCTGGCGGTGGGGTACTTCATCGGTCAGATCAAGTTCGGCAAGTTCCAGCTGGGCGGCGTCGGCGGGTCGCTGCTGGCGGCCGTCGTGATCAGCCAGGCGGGCGTGTCGATCGACAACGGCGTGAAGGCGGTGATGTTCGCCGTCTTCATCTACGCGGTCGGTTACGACTCGGGACCGGGCTTCTTCAACTCGTTGAATCGCAAGACCTTGCGCGAGATCGCAATGGCGCTGTTCCTCGCCGTCTCGGCGCTGATCACCGTCATCATCTGCGCGAAGATTTTCCATCTCAACAAGGGGCTGGCGGCAGGCCTCGCGGGCGGCGCGCTCACGCAGTCGGCGATCATCGGCACGGCGGGGGATGCGATCGCGCGTCTCGGCCTGCCCGCCGAAGAGGTGAAGTCGCTGCAGTCCGACGTGGCGATTGCGTACGCGGTGACCTACGTGTTCGGCTCGCTCGGCGCGATCATCGTATGCGTGAACATCCTGCCCAAGTTCATGGGCCGCGACCTGCGCTCGGCCGCGCTCGACGCCGAAGCGAAGCTCGCGGGCGGCACGCCGTCGCGCGCGCCCGGGCAACTGGCGGCGCTGCCCGAACTGGTCGGGCGCGCGTTCAAGGTCGGGGCGGGGGCGGGGCGCAAGGTGTCCGAGATCGAAATGGCCGCGCAGGACTTCGTGTCGATCGAAAAAATCCGGCGCGTCGGCAAGGAGATCGAGCCGGGGCCGAACGTCGTGCTCGCGGCTGACGACGTCGTGCTCGTGGTCGGGCGGCGCGAGGGCATGGTGCCCATCGCGCCGAAGATCGGCACCGAAATCTCCGATGTCACCGACGTCAGCGCCGTCATGCAGACACGCCAGGCCGTGTTCACCGCAAAAGGCCTGAACCACACGACGATCCAGAAGGTGCGCGAAACCGTCGACCGCGATCTGCGCCACGGCGTGTTCCTCGAAAGCATCACGCGCGTCGGCCAGCCGGTGCCGATCCTGCCCGAGACGAAGCTCGAGCACGGCGACGTTCTCACCTATTTCGGCTCCGCGAAGGACACGAAACGCGCCGTCGAGGCGACGGGCTACGAGTTGCCGTACTCGATCAAGACCGACTTCATCTACATGGGCGTCGGCATGGTCGTGGGCCTGCTGATCGGGCTGATCGTCATCAATGTCGGCGGCGTGCCGCTCACGCTCGGCTCGGGCGGCGGCTGTCTGCTCGCGGGTCTGGTGTTCGGCTGGATGCGCGGCAAGCATCCGATGTACGGCGTGATGCCGCCCGCCGCGTCGCGGCTGTTGCAGGACTTCGGGCTGGCGGCGTTCGTTTCGGTGGTCGGGCTGAACTCGGGGCTGCAGGCCGTGACGACGATCAAGGAGTTGGGCCTCACGATCTTCCTGCTCGGCGTGTTCGTGACGCTATTCCCGCTGCTGCTGACGATGGTCTTCGGCCGTTACGTGCTGCGCTACGACAACGCAGCGATTCTGGCGGGCGCGCTGGCCGGCTCGCGCAGCGCGAACCCGGCGTTCGGCGGCGTGCTGGACAAGGCCGAAAGCGCCGTGCCGACCGTGCCGTTCGCGATTACGTATGCGATTGCGAACGTGCTGCTGACGTTACTGGGACCGCTCGTGGTCGGGCTGGTCTGA
- the aspT gene encoding aspartate-alanine antiporter, translating into MVAELLKSQPEIALFASLALGYLIGSFKIGPIQLGGVCGTLIVSLLLGQTGARISPDLKNIAFALFIFALGFTGGPQFFANIGRGWRYGLLSVVEIVSVLALVMLAVWLLHLDPGTAAGLLAGAATESAVIGTASEAVAKLGLAEAETLRLQANIVTAYSVSYLFGLVTIVLFTSQFAALLLRVNLRDEAERVWRQLGGGDALGDGERLAAPALVGRAFSVGPAAGVPIGAFEARYGHNLTIEQIERGGAPLAVAPDLVLAAGDLLLVGGRREALVAAAPSLGEEVASGHHFSTALADMVDVVLTRKDAHGATIRQLRERADPEQGRGIYIAAVTRLESRVPALPGTELNRGDVLTLVGAKADVLRGARRLGYLLPATLKTDFVYLGLGVLIGMAIGRLSGTFGGVTLALGTGGGCLLSGLLFGWIRSHYPVIGSLPPAAAQILKDFGLATFIAAVGLSAGPDAIKLVREYGLALPVAGILMVLVPGLLSLWIGRMFLKLDAPMLLGAIAGQQCSTPAISALVGVTGNSTPVIGYTITYALSNILLPLMGPVVVGLAAQFAR; encoded by the coding sequence ATGGTCGCCGAATTGCTTAAGTCTCAGCCGGAGATTGCGCTGTTCGCGAGTCTTGCACTCGGATATCTGATTGGCTCGTTCAAGATCGGCCCAATCCAGCTGGGCGGCGTGTGCGGCACGCTGATCGTGTCGCTGCTGCTCGGGCAGACGGGCGCGCGCATCAGCCCCGACCTCAAGAACATCGCGTTCGCGCTGTTTATCTTCGCGCTCGGTTTCACGGGCGGGCCCCAATTCTTTGCCAACATCGGGCGCGGCTGGCGCTACGGGCTGCTGTCGGTGGTCGAGATCGTCTCGGTGCTCGCGCTCGTGATGCTCGCCGTCTGGCTGCTGCATCTCGATCCGGGTACGGCGGCCGGCCTGCTGGCCGGGGCGGCGACGGAATCGGCGGTGATCGGCACGGCGTCGGAAGCCGTCGCGAAACTCGGCCTGGCCGAGGCCGAGACGTTGCGCCTGCAGGCGAACATCGTGACCGCCTACAGCGTCAGCTATCTGTTCGGACTTGTCACGATCGTCCTTTTCACGAGCCAGTTCGCCGCGTTGCTGTTGCGCGTGAATCTGCGCGACGAAGCCGAGCGCGTGTGGCGGCAACTCGGCGGCGGCGACGCGCTCGGCGACGGGGAGCGGCTCGCCGCGCCCGCGCTGGTGGGACGCGCGTTCAGCGTCGGTCCGGCAGCAGGCGTCCCAATCGGCGCCTTCGAGGCACGCTACGGCCACAACCTGACAATCGAGCAGATCGAGCGCGGCGGCGCGCCGCTGGCTGTCGCGCCCGATCTCGTGCTGGCGGCGGGCGATCTCCTGCTGGTCGGCGGACGGCGCGAGGCGCTGGTTGCGGCTGCGCCGTCGCTTGGCGAGGAAGTCGCGTCGGGCCATCACTTCTCGACAGCGCTCGCCGACATGGTCGACGTGGTGCTCACGCGCAAGGACGCGCATGGCGCGACGATTCGCCAGCTGCGCGAGCGCGCCGACCCGGAGCAGGGACGCGGCATCTACATCGCGGCCGTCACGCGGCTGGAGTCGCGCGTGCCCGCGCTGCCCGGCACCGAGCTGAACCGCGGCGACGTGCTGACGCTGGTCGGCGCAAAAGCCGACGTGCTGCGCGGCGCGCGGCGGCTCGGCTACCTGCTGCCCGCCACCTTGAAGACCGACTTCGTCTATCTCGGCCTCGGCGTGCTGATCGGCATGGCGATCGGGCGGCTGTCGGGCACTTTCGGCGGCGTCACGCTCGCGCTCGGCACGGGCGGCGGGTGTCTGCTGTCCGGGCTGCTGTTCGGCTGGATCCGTTCCCACTATCCCGTCATTGGCTCTCTGCCGCCCGCCGCCGCGCAAATCCTCAAGGACTTCGGACTGGCCACCTTCATCGCCGCCGTCGGGCTGTCGGCCGGGCCGGATGCGATCAAGCTGGTGCGCGAATACGGCCTCGCGCTGCCCGTTGCCGGAATTCTGATGGTGCTGGTGCCGGGCCTGCTGTCGCTGTGGATCGGCCGGATGTTCCTGAAGCTCGACGCGCCCATGCTGCTCGGCGCGATTGCCGGCCAGCAGTGCAGCACGCCAGCGATCAGCGCGCTAGTCGGCGTGACGGGCAATTCGACGCCCGTGATCGGCTACACGATCACCTACGCGTTGTCGAACATCCTGCTGCCGCTGATGGGTCCCGTCGTCGTCGGGCTGGCCGCGCAGTTCGCGCGCTGA
- a CDS encoding LysR family transcriptional regulator, producing MNQIYAMRVFVRVAETQSFRRAAQQLKVSNALVTRSIATLEAHLHARLINRTTRNLSLTEAGTHYLEGCRGLLEELDHLEGSVAGTEREPGGTLRVVATGALSAQALTQLLDGYRRRFPKVRIRLTLAERLPHLIEDGYDVGLFIAGPVAGGASADTDSVELSFATQRLVPCAAPSYLAAREEPRHPDHLALHSCIATPSEQRGPTVWHFIETDGDAQPVTLDPSYVVNSPLLVRLAAIAGMGVAVLPEPLVADDFATGALKRIMQDYTVDESQAKVSLVYPRRRHLPAKTRAFVDYTLEHAGCPASGLPADAHAIIAHDLHPAAQHAS from the coding sequence ATGAATCAGATCTACGCCATGCGGGTCTTTGTCCGGGTCGCCGAAACACAGAGCTTCAGGCGCGCGGCCCAGCAACTGAAAGTATCGAATGCGCTCGTGACGCGCTCGATCGCCACACTCGAAGCGCACTTGCACGCGCGTCTCATCAACCGCACGACTCGCAACCTTTCGCTGACCGAGGCCGGGACGCATTATCTGGAAGGCTGCCGCGGGCTGCTCGAGGAACTCGATCATCTGGAAGGCTCGGTGGCCGGCACCGAGCGCGAGCCAGGCGGCACGCTGCGCGTCGTCGCCACGGGCGCGCTGTCGGCGCAAGCGCTCACGCAGTTGCTCGACGGCTACCGCCGGCGTTTTCCGAAGGTGCGCATCCGGCTCACGCTCGCCGAGCGCCTGCCGCATCTGATCGAAGACGGCTATGACGTGGGTCTCTTCATCGCGGGCCCGGTGGCGGGAGGCGCGTCGGCGGATACCGACAGCGTCGAGCTGTCGTTCGCGACGCAACGTCTCGTGCCGTGCGCCGCGCCGTCCTATCTGGCCGCGCGCGAGGAGCCACGGCATCCCGATCATCTGGCGCTGCATTCGTGCATCGCGACGCCTTCCGAGCAACGCGGTCCGACCGTCTGGCATTTCATCGAAACTGACGGCGACGCGCAGCCCGTCACGCTCGATCCGTCGTACGTCGTCAACAGCCCGCTGCTGGTGCGGCTCGCGGCGATTGCCGGAATGGGCGTCGCGGTGCTGCCCGAGCCGCTCGTCGCCGACGACTTCGCAACGGGCGCGCTGAAGCGCATCATGCAGGACTACACCGTTGACGAATCGCAGGCCAAGGTGTCGCTCGTCTATCCGCGCCGCCGTCATCTGCCCGCGAAAACGCGCGCGTTCGTCGATTACACGCTCGAGCATGCGGGTTGCCCGGCGTCAGGGCTGCCCGCCGACGCACATGCGATCATCGCGCACGACCTGCATCCCGCCGCGCAGCACGCTTCGTGA